One stretch of Malus domestica chromosome 14, GDT2T_hap1 DNA includes these proteins:
- the LOC103404441 gene encoding uncharacterized protein isoform X2 — MDSAFEDEAEHTVSIQEYLKDVEEQELEADLVLGGDEGKECTYNNGYMKRQAIFSCLTCTPDGNAGVCTACSLSCHDGHEIVELWTKRNFRCDCGNSKFGEFFCKLSPNKDIENVENSYNQNFKGSYCTCSRPYPDPDVEEQVEMIQCCVCEDWFHEEHIGLDSSDEIPRDEEGEPLYEDFICKGCSAVCSFIRLYNQTILASGSQKDAPVETAKDKKVLSDMPLACRSGKLENDISQSSDTISEPVSGGDSLLLGENSGKNTDSDQCITDANAPVTCVIGVNLVVASPVLECKPMFLLKNWRDALCKCEKCSEFYEQKHIRFLLDKEDSIMEYEKMAKQKREEKLQQQEGAELTMLDKLGHVEKIEILSGIADMKDELRSFLGSFDPSKTITSADVHQIFENLAKKRRRVE, encoded by the exons ATGGACAGTGCATTCGAGGATGAGGCCGAGCACACCGTTTCGATCCAAGAGTATCTTAAGGATGTTGAGGAACAGGAACTG GAAGCTGATTTGGTTTTGGGAGGCGACGAAGGCAAGGAGTGTACCTATAACAATGGTTATATGAAGAGGCAGGCAATTTTCTCATGCCTGACTTGCACCCCAGACGGGAATGCTGGAGTCTGCACAGCTTGCAGCTTGTCTTGCCATGATGGCCATGAG ATTGTAGAACTGTGGACCAAAAGAAATTTTAGATGTGATTGTGGTAATTCAAAATTTGGAGAGTTCTTTTGCAAGCTTTCCCCAAATAAAGATATAGAAAATGTTGAAAATTCTTACAATCAGAATTTCAAAGGATCATACTGCACCTGCAGTCGCCCCTATCCTGATCCAGATGTTGAAGAACAAGTAGAGATGATACAATGCTGTGTGTGTGAAGACTGGTTCCATGAGGAACACATCGGTCTTGACTCTTCTGATGAG ATTCCAAGAGATGAGGAAGGTGAACCTCTTTATGAGGATTTTATTTGTAAGGGGTGCTCAGCAGTTTGCTCTTTTATAAGACTCTACAATCAAACCATCTTGGCATCTGGGAGCCAAAAAGATGCTCCCGTTGAGACTGCCAAGGATAAAAAGGTTTTGAGCGATATGCCTTTAGCTTGTAGATCTGGAAAGCTAGAGAATGATATTTCTCAAAGTTCTGATACTATTTCTGAACCTGTATCTGGTGGGGATAGCTTGCTCCTTGGAGAAAATTCTGGGAAGAATACAGATTCGGATCAATGCATTACAGATGCCAATGCACCTGTTACTTGTGTTATTGGAGTTAATCTGGTGGTTGCTTCCCCTGTTTTAGAGTGTAAGCCAATGTTTCTTCTGAAAAACTGGAGGGATGCACTCTGCAAGTGTGAAAAATGCAGTGAATTTTACGAACAGAAGCATATTAGGTTTCTGCTTGACAAGGAAGACTCGATCATGGAGTATGAGAAAATGGCAAAGCAAAAGAGAGAGGAAAAATTGCAGCAACAGGAGGGGGCTGAGTTGACTATGCTCGATAAACTTGGCCATGTCGAGAAAATAGAGATTCTGAGTGGCATCGCAGACATGAAAGATGAGCTTCGTTCTTTCCTG GGATCATTTGATCCATCAAAGACAATCACCTCTGCTGATGTCCACCAGATTTTTGAGAATCTAGCAAAGAAACGCAGGCGTGTAGAGTGA
- the LOC103404441 gene encoding uncharacterized protein isoform X1, with amino-acid sequence MDSAFEDEAEHTVSIQEYLKDVEEQELEADLVLGGDEGKECTYNNGYMKRQAIFSCLTCTPDGNAGVCTACSLSCHDGHEQIVELWTKRNFRCDCGNSKFGEFFCKLSPNKDIENVENSYNQNFKGSYCTCSRPYPDPDVEEQVEMIQCCVCEDWFHEEHIGLDSSDEIPRDEEGEPLYEDFICKGCSAVCSFIRLYNQTILASGSQKDAPVETAKDKKVLSDMPLACRSGKLENDISQSSDTISEPVSGGDSLLLGENSGKNTDSDQCITDANAPVTCVIGVNLVVASPVLECKPMFLLKNWRDALCKCEKCSEFYEQKHIRFLLDKEDSIMEYEKMAKQKREEKLQQQEGAELTMLDKLGHVEKIEILSGIADMKDELRSFLGSFDPSKTITSADVHQIFENLAKKRRRVE; translated from the exons ATGGACAGTGCATTCGAGGATGAGGCCGAGCACACCGTTTCGATCCAAGAGTATCTTAAGGATGTTGAGGAACAGGAACTG GAAGCTGATTTGGTTTTGGGAGGCGACGAAGGCAAGGAGTGTACCTATAACAATGGTTATATGAAGAGGCAGGCAATTTTCTCATGCCTGACTTGCACCCCAGACGGGAATGCTGGAGTCTGCACAGCTTGCAGCTTGTCTTGCCATGATGGCCATGAG CAGATTGTAGAACTGTGGACCAAAAGAAATTTTAGATGTGATTGTGGTAATTCAAAATTTGGAGAGTTCTTTTGCAAGCTTTCCCCAAATAAAGATATAGAAAATGTTGAAAATTCTTACAATCAGAATTTCAAAGGATCATACTGCACCTGCAGTCGCCCCTATCCTGATCCAGATGTTGAAGAACAAGTAGAGATGATACAATGCTGTGTGTGTGAAGACTGGTTCCATGAGGAACACATCGGTCTTGACTCTTCTGATGAG ATTCCAAGAGATGAGGAAGGTGAACCTCTTTATGAGGATTTTATTTGTAAGGGGTGCTCAGCAGTTTGCTCTTTTATAAGACTCTACAATCAAACCATCTTGGCATCTGGGAGCCAAAAAGATGCTCCCGTTGAGACTGCCAAGGATAAAAAGGTTTTGAGCGATATGCCTTTAGCTTGTAGATCTGGAAAGCTAGAGAATGATATTTCTCAAAGTTCTGATACTATTTCTGAACCTGTATCTGGTGGGGATAGCTTGCTCCTTGGAGAAAATTCTGGGAAGAATACAGATTCGGATCAATGCATTACAGATGCCAATGCACCTGTTACTTGTGTTATTGGAGTTAATCTGGTGGTTGCTTCCCCTGTTTTAGAGTGTAAGCCAATGTTTCTTCTGAAAAACTGGAGGGATGCACTCTGCAAGTGTGAAAAATGCAGTGAATTTTACGAACAGAAGCATATTAGGTTTCTGCTTGACAAGGAAGACTCGATCATGGAGTATGAGAAAATGGCAAAGCAAAAGAGAGAGGAAAAATTGCAGCAACAGGAGGGGGCTGAGTTGACTATGCTCGATAAACTTGGCCATGTCGAGAAAATAGAGATTCTGAGTGGCATCGCAGACATGAAAGATGAGCTTCGTTCTTTCCTG GGATCATTTGATCCATCAAAGACAATCACCTCTGCTGATGTCCACCAGATTTTTGAGAATCTAGCAAAGAAACGCAGGCGTGTAGAGTGA
- the LOC103404431 gene encoding uncharacterized protein produces the protein MGNCVETCKQKQEQEDGQMQQQQQQHEQEDDERENKDRFMKEQNLGKDGNIRVKIVLSKEELEWLMLQLKDSGGKNLEDVLQEIQKSRAKAIEGWKPSLESIMECPEVIEMDR, from the coding sequence ATGGGAAATTGTGTGGAGACATGCAAACAAAAGCAGGAGCAAGAAGATGGTCAAATGcaacagcaacagcagcagcatGAGCAAGAAGACGATGAGAGAGAAAATAAAGATAGATTTATGaaggaacaaaatttggggAAAGATGGAAACATAAGAGTAAAGATTGTGTTGAGCAAAGAAGAGCTGGAGTGGTTGATGCTTCAGCTGAAAGATAGTGGAGGGAAGAACTTGGAAGATGTTTTGCAGGAGATCCAGAAAAGCAGAGCCAAAGCTATTGAGGGGTGGAAGCCTTCTTTGGAGAGCATCATGGAATGCCCTGAAGTAATTGAGATGGATAGATGA